The Indicator indicator isolate 239-I01 chromosome 32, UM_Iind_1.1, whole genome shotgun sequence genome contains a region encoding:
- the LOC128977373 gene encoding claudin-16-like codes for MSAALQMMAFSLALLSALFLLLATCTDCWMVNADDSLEVSHKCRGLWKECVTNMQDGVRTCDQYDSILADHPVKIVVTRTLLITADLLAGLALVTLLLGLDCIKFLKEDPCVKLKMCYGAGVILGFGSILGLVGSVWYAVDVYVERAMLVSHNIFLGVHYDFGWSCWLGMAGSTGCLVASILLTCCLHSCTDPSSQWQPQRLVQPQSQTATSQMYAMDSRV; via the exons ATGAGTGCAGCCTTGCAGATGATGGCTTTCAGTCTTGCTCTCCTCTCAGCCCTCTTCCTGCTCCTTGCCACATGCACCGACTGCTGGATGGTGAATGCTGATGACAGCTTGGAG GTAAGTCACAAATGCCGGGGGCTTTGGAAGGAGTGTGTCACCAACATGCAAGATGGGGTAAGGACCTGTGACCAGTATGACTCCATACTGGCTGACCACCCAG TGAAGATTGTGGTGACACGGACCCTGCTGATCACAGCTGACCTCCTGGCTGGCCTGGCTTTGGTCACATTGCTTCTTGGGCTCGACTGCATCAAGTTCCTCAAGGAAGATCCTTGTGTCAAACTGAAGATGTGCTACGGGGCTGGTGTCATCCTTGGCTTTGGCA GCATCCTAGGTCTTGTGGGCTCTGTGTGGTATGCAGTGGATGTCTATGTGGAGCGGGCCATGCTGGTGTCACACAACATATTCCTGGGGGTCCACTATGACTTTGGCTGGTCATGCTGGCTGGGGATGGCTGGCTCGACAGGCTGCCTTGTGGCTTCCATCCTGCTAACTTGCTGCCTCCATTCCTGCACAG ATCCCAGCAGCCAATGGCAACCCCAGAGGCTTGTCCAGCCCCAGAGCCAAACAGCCACGAGTCAGATGTACGCCATGGACTCCCGTGTGTGA